A single window of Malus sylvestris chromosome 5, drMalSylv7.2, whole genome shotgun sequence DNA harbors:
- the LOC126624494 gene encoding endo-1,4-beta-xylanase 5-like produces MKIRGKNILLVLLWAFAFAGIEVNCLSYDYTASIECLAKPHKPQYRGGIIVNSELNDGLKGWSAFGNAKIQHRYSEGNKFIVAYGRNQPHDSISQKTYLHRNKLYTFSAWIQVSSGSAPVTAIFKTNSVFVHAGAIVAESGCWSMLKGGLTVNATGPAELYFESKNASVGIFVDSISLQPFTEKQWYSHQQQSIEKIRKTNVRVQAVDEQANPLENATITIQQKAAGFPFGVAINKNILTNTAYQNWFTSRPFTVTTFEDEMKWYSTEPSLGREDYSAADALLQFAKQHKIAVRGHNVFWDDPHYQPSWLNSLSGRQFSDAAYKRLTSVMGRYKGQVIAWDVCNENLHFNFFESKMGANASAEFYNWASKADGTTTLFLNDYNTIEESGDQDSTPAKYLQKLRDIQGFPGNENVKMAIGLESHFKTPNIPYIRSSIDTLAAAKVPIWITELDVESSPDQASYLEQILREVHAHPQIQGIVIWSAWKPWGCYRMCLTDNNFKNLPTGDVVDKLSHEFGLTSDEIFVTTDANGFFEASLFQGDYEVKITHPFVNSPLVSGLNVAPSVESPQQMQLQVNV; encoded by the exons ATGAAGATTCGGGGCAAAAACATTCTGCTTGTGTTGTTATGGGCTTTCGCTTTTGCAG GGATTGAAGTAAATTGCTTATCCTATGATTACACAGCCAGTATTGAG TGTTTGGCAAAGCCTCACAAACCACAATATCGTGGAGGAATCATTGTAAACTCGGAACTTAATGATGGCCTGAAAGGATGGTCTGCTTTCGGCAATGCAAAAATACAACACCGATATTCAGAAGGCAACAAATTCATTGTGGCATATGGTAGAAACCAGCCACATGACAGTATTTCTCAGAAGACCTACTTGCATAGAAACAAGCTCTACACCTTCTCTG CTTGGATACAAGTGAGTAGCGGTAGTGCTCCGGTGACAGCAATTTTCAAGACAAATAGCGTATTTGTACATGCTGGTGCGATTGTAGCCGAATCCGGTTGCTGGTCCATGCTCAAGGGTGGCCTTACTGTCAATGCCACGGGTCCTGCCGAGCTCTACTTTGAG AGCAAGAACGCATCTGTTGGAATCTTTGTTGATAGCATCTCCTTACAACCATTCACTGAGAAGCAGTGGTATTCTcatcaacaacaaagcattGAGAAG ATTCGTAAGACGAATGTGAGAGTTCAAGCAGTCGATGAGCAAGCAAATCCACTAGAAAATGCAACAATAACCATCCAACAAAAGGCTGCAGGCTTCCCTTTCGGTGTCGCAATCAACAAGAACATCTTAACCAACACGGCCTACCAAAACTGGTTCACTTCAAGGCCCTTCACGGTCACGACATTCGAAGATGAAATGAAATGGTACAGCACGGAGCCTTCTTTGGGCCGTGAGGACTACTCTGCCGCTGATGCCTTGCTTCAGTTTGCAAAACAACACAAGATTGCAGTCCGAGGCCACAACGTGTTCTGGGACGATCCTCATTACCAGCCCAGTTGGCTCAACTCGCTCTCTGGCCGACAATTCTCTGATGCTGCGTACAAGAGGCTCACTTCTGTCATGGGAAGATACAAGGGACAAGTCATTGCTTGGGATGTTTGTAACGAAAATTTGCACTTTAACTTCTTTGAGAGTAAGATGGGTGCAAATGCTTCAGCTGAATTTTACAATTGGGCTAGTAAAGCCGATGGAACAACCACATTGTTTTTGAATGACTACAATACCATTGAGGAGAGTGGAGATCAAGATTCGACGCCGGCTAAGTACCTTCAGAAGCTGCGAGACATACAAGGGTTTCCTGGTAACGAAAATGTGAAGATGGCGATTGGCCTCGAGTCACATTTCAAGACTCCTAACATTCCGTACATAAGATCTTCTATTGATACTCTTGCTGCTGCAAAGGTGCCAATTTGGATTACAGAGTTGGACGTCGAAAGTAGTCCCGATCAG GCATCATACTTGGAGCAGATTCTTAGGGAAGTGCATGCTCACCCTCAGATTCAAGGCATTGTGATTTGGTCCGCATGGAAACCTTGGGGCTGCTACAGGATGTGTTTGACGGACAACAATTTCAAGAACTTGCCCACCGGTGATGTTGTTGACAAGCTCTCACATGAGTTTGGTTTAACTTCTGACGAAATTTTTGTCACGACAGATGCTAATGGCTTCTTCGAAGCCTCCCTTTTCCAGGGCGATTACGAAGTCAAAATTACTCATCCTTTCGTAAACTCCCCCTTGGTTTCGGGTTTGAATGTGGCACCATCTGTCGAGTCCCCGCAACAAATGCAGCTTCAAGTTAATGTTTGA